A genomic stretch from Falco naumanni isolate bFalNau1 chromosome 6, bFalNau1.pat, whole genome shotgun sequence includes:
- the SOD2 gene encoding superoxide dismutase [Mn], mitochondrial produces the protein MLCRLASAGRSSAKLIAPLGCLVSRQKHTLPDLPYDYGALEPHINAEIMQLHHSKHHATYVNNLNVTEEKYKEALAKGDVTAQVSLQPALKFNGGGHINHTIFWTNLSPNGGGEPKGELMEAIKRDFGSFANFKEKLTAVSVGVQGSGWGWLGYNKEQGRLQIAACANQDPLQGTTGLIPLLGIDVWEHAYYLQYKNVRPDYLKAIWNVINWENVSSRYATCKK, from the exons ATGTTGTGCCGCCTGGCCTCGGCGGGCAG aAGTAGTGCCAAGTTGATAGCACCATTAGGATGCTTAGTCTCTAGGCAAAAGCACACTCTTCCTGACTTGCCGTATGACTATGGTGCTCTGGAACCTCATATTAATGCGGAGATCATGCAGCTGCATCACAGCAAACATCATGCCACCTACGTGAACAACCTGAATGTTACAGAGGAGAAATACAAAGAAGCACTGGCAAAAG GTGATGTCACAGCTCAGGTGTCACTTCAGCCTGCACTGAAATTCAATGGAGGCGGTCATATCAATCATACCATCTTCTGGACAAACCTTTCTCCTAACGGAGGAGGAGAGCCTAAAG gagaattgATGGAAGCCATCAAGCGTGACTTTGGTTCCTTTGCAAACTTCAAGGAGAAGCTGACAGCTGTATCAGTTGGTGTTCAAGGATCAGGCTGGGGGTGGCTTGGCTATAACAAAGAGCAGGGGCGCCTACAAATAGCAGCTTGTGCAAATCAAGACCCTTTGCAAGGAACAACAG gtcTCATTCCTTTGCTAGGAATTGACGTATGGGAACATGCTTATTATCTTCAGTATAAAAATGTTCGACCTGATTATTTGAAAGCCATCTGGAATGTGATCAACTGGGAGAATGTATCTTCAAGATATGCAACTTGCAAAAAATAG